From the Terriglobales bacterium genome, one window contains:
- a CDS encoding TIGR00730 family Rossman fold protein, with translation MGKRPDDKPSGPVAPLAYENAPFLHSPSGRLLRIVSEYIEPQARFRQLRVQDTVVFFGSARFRSRAQAQQELEAVQKAGGKAPSNKAALLRARDALDTSAYYEDARRMARMLTEWSRSLPPKRRRFVVTSGGGPGIMEAANRGATEAGGVTVGLNIQLPFEQAPNPYITPELNFEFHYFFMRKYWFAYLAKALVIFPGGFGTLDELFEILTLAQTQKLAKRILVVIYGRAFWQHILNFDELLAAGVISPEDMDLFRIVDSPEEGFQVLRSWLTTYHLEPGEAGRPPRRPPSPLRGT, from the coding sequence ATGGGAAAACGCCCCGACGACAAACCGTCCGGCCCCGTCGCGCCCCTGGCCTACGAGAACGCGCCCTTCCTGCACAGTCCCAGCGGGCGTCTGCTGCGCATCGTCTCCGAATACATCGAGCCCCAGGCGCGTTTCCGCCAGCTCCGCGTCCAGGACACCGTGGTCTTCTTCGGCTCGGCGCGTTTTCGCTCCCGCGCCCAGGCGCAGCAGGAGCTGGAGGCGGTGCAGAAGGCCGGCGGCAAGGCGCCCTCGAACAAGGCCGCGCTGCTGCGTGCCCGCGACGCCCTGGACACCTCCGCCTACTACGAGGACGCGCGCCGCATGGCCCGCATGCTCACCGAGTGGTCCCGCAGCCTGCCTCCCAAGCGCCGCCGCTTCGTGGTCACCTCCGGCGGAGGACCCGGCATCATGGAGGCCGCCAACCGCGGCGCCACCGAGGCCGGCGGCGTCACCGTCGGACTCAACATCCAGCTCCCCTTCGAGCAGGCGCCCAACCCTTACATCACCCCGGAACTCAACTTCGAGTTCCACTACTTCTTCATGCGCAAGTACTGGTTCGCCTACCTGGCCAAGGCGCTGGTCATCTTCCCCGGCGGCTTCGGCACCCTCGACGAGCTCTTCGAGATCCTGACGCTGGCCCAGACGCAGAAGCTGGCCAAGCGCATCCTGGTGGTCATCTACGGGCGCGCCTTCTGGCAGCACATCCTCAACTTCGACGAGCTGCTCGCCGCCGGCGTCATCTCCCCCGAGGACATGGACCTGTTCCGCATCGTGGACTCCCCCGAGGAGGGCTTCCAGGTGCTGCGCTCCTGGCTTACCACCTATCACCTCGAGCCCGGCGAGGCCGGACGCCCGCCGCGCCGCCCTCCTTCGCCCCTGCGCGGGACGTGA
- a CDS encoding M2 family metallopeptidase, with protein MIKRSLSAAPAVAALVLLLLLSTLAFAQAAKPAGAPTVAQARAFVDAAEKRLRELDLKAARAAWVQSNFITDDTEAMAADAAKEQSAAVTELAKKSRRFEGLKLPPDVARKLHLLKLGLSAPPPSNAAERDELINIGVSLESDYGKGKYCRKSGECLDLTAISRIMTESRDPKELLELWAGWHAVAPPMRLRYTRFVELSNKGAREMGFKDAGALWRSNYDMPPDQFAAEVERLWQQVRPLYVSLHTYVRSQLAKKYGKDVVPEAGPIPAHLLGNMWAQEWGNIYPLVAPPNEDPGYDLTELLKAKKLDVRGMTSYGERFFTSLGFEPLPKSFWERSLFTKPADRDVVCHASAWDVDGKEDVRLKACLRITGEDFITVHHELGHNFYQRAYSNQPYLFLGSANDGFHEAVGDTIALSVTPEYLHEVGLLEQAPKQGGDLSFLMKQALDKVAFLPFGLLIDQWRWRVFSGEIKPADYNKSWWEMRTRYQGVAAPMARSEADFDPGAKYHVAANVPYTRYFLARVLQFQFHRALCKEAGFTGPLHRCSIYKNKAAGAKLKTMLEMGASRPWPDALEAITGQRQMDATAMLDYFAPLKQWLDEQNAKNGAKPGWE; from the coding sequence ATGATCAAGCGCTCGTTGTCCGCAGCACCTGCCGTTGCCGCACTTGTTCTTCTTCTGCTGCTCTCGACCCTGGCCTTCGCGCAAGCGGCGAAGCCCGCTGGCGCGCCCACCGTGGCCCAGGCGCGCGCCTTCGTGGACGCCGCCGAGAAGCGGCTGCGCGAGCTCGACCTGAAAGCCGCCCGGGCCGCCTGGGTGCAGTCGAACTTCATTACCGACGACACCGAAGCCATGGCCGCCGACGCCGCCAAGGAGCAGAGTGCCGCGGTCACCGAGCTGGCCAAGAAGTCTCGCCGGTTCGAGGGCCTGAAGCTCCCGCCGGACGTGGCCCGCAAGCTCCACCTGCTCAAGCTCGGCCTTTCCGCCCCGCCGCCTTCGAATGCCGCCGAGCGCGACGAGCTCATCAACATCGGCGTCTCGCTGGAGAGCGACTACGGCAAGGGCAAGTACTGCCGCAAATCCGGAGAGTGCCTGGACCTCACCGCCATCAGCAGGATCATGACCGAGAGCCGCGACCCCAAGGAGCTGCTGGAGCTGTGGGCCGGCTGGCACGCCGTCGCGCCGCCCATGCGCCTGCGCTACACCCGCTTCGTCGAGCTTTCGAACAAGGGCGCGCGGGAGATGGGCTTCAAGGACGCCGGCGCTTTGTGGCGCTCCAACTACGACATGCCCCCGGACCAGTTCGCCGCGGAAGTGGAGCGTCTGTGGCAGCAGGTGCGCCCGCTCTACGTCTCGCTGCACACCTACGTCCGCTCGCAGCTCGCGAAGAAGTACGGCAAGGACGTGGTTCCCGAGGCCGGTCCCATCCCCGCGCACCTGTTGGGCAACATGTGGGCGCAGGAGTGGGGGAACATCTACCCGCTGGTCGCGCCGCCCAACGAAGACCCCGGCTACGACCTCACCGAACTGCTCAAGGCCAAGAAGCTGGATGTGCGCGGCATGACGAGCTACGGCGAGCGCTTCTTCACCTCGCTGGGCTTCGAGCCCCTGCCTAAGAGCTTCTGGGAGCGGTCGCTCTTCACCAAGCCCGCCGACCGCGACGTTGTCTGCCACGCCAGCGCCTGGGACGTGGACGGCAAAGAGGACGTCCGCCTGAAGGCCTGTCTGCGCATCACCGGTGAGGACTTCATCACCGTCCACCACGAGCTGGGTCACAACTTCTACCAGCGCGCCTACAGTAACCAGCCCTACCTCTTCCTGGGCAGCGCCAATGACGGCTTTCACGAGGCCGTCGGCGACACCATCGCCCTCTCCGTCACCCCCGAATACCTGCACGAGGTCGGCCTGCTGGAGCAGGCGCCCAAGCAGGGCGGCGACCTCAGCTTCCTCATGAAGCAGGCGCTCGACAAGGTCGCCTTCCTGCCCTTCGGCCTGCTCATCGACCAGTGGCGCTGGCGCGTCTTCTCCGGCGAGATCAAGCCGGCGGACTACAACAAGTCCTGGTGGGAGATGCGCACCAGGTACCAGGGAGTCGCGGCGCCCATGGCGCGCAGCGAAGCCGACTTCGACCCCGGCGCCAAGTACCACGTCGCCGCCAACGTCCCTTACACACGCTATTTCCTGGCGCGCGTATTGCAGTTCCAGTTCCACCGCGCCCTGTGCAAGGAGGCCGGCTTCACTGGGCCGCTGCACCGCTGCTCTATCTATAAGAACAAGGCCGCGGGCGCCAAGCTGAAGACGATGCTGGAGATGGGAGCGAGCCGTCCCTGGCCCGACGCCCTCGAAGCCATCACCGGCCAGCGCCAGATGGACGCCACCGCCATGCTCGACTACTTCGCGCCCCTCAAGCAGTGGCTCGACGAGCAGAACGCCAAGAACGGCGCCAAGCCGGGCTGGGAGTGA
- a CDS encoding exo-alpha-sialidase → MKRAREVHLLVGTRKGAFLFRSDLGRRKWKVEGPFFAGGEVNHLYRDPRSGRLWAAVYSGWWGPDLQVSDDRGKTWQKSSAGISFAPERKLNLNRVWRVAADRDSRPQTLWCGADPGALFRSDDGGKNWHEVAGLTQHPTRGRWNPGGGGMMVHAILPDPSRPKRIYVGISAAGCFRSDDDGKSWQPFNKGVLADFIPEKYPEVGQCVHAMHMSPSRPDWLFQQNHCGVYRTRDAGAQWDDISKGLPSRFGFPITVDPNAPETIFVVPEFGAERRYVCDGRLGVFRSRNGGATWRRLSRGLPQKGVYTQVLRHALTADSCDRAGVYVGTTSGEIYYSRNAGDSWQLLAGHLPSVMSLEAALTP, encoded by the coding sequence ATGAAGCGAGCGCGCGAGGTGCATCTGCTGGTGGGGACACGCAAGGGAGCCTTCCTCTTCCGCAGCGACCTGGGCCGCCGGAAGTGGAAGGTGGAAGGGCCGTTCTTCGCCGGCGGCGAGGTCAACCACCTCTACCGCGACCCGCGCAGCGGACGCCTGTGGGCAGCCGTCTACAGCGGTTGGTGGGGCCCCGACCTGCAGGTGAGCGACGACCGCGGCAAGACCTGGCAGAAGTCGAGCGCCGGCATCAGCTTTGCTCCCGAGCGCAAGCTGAATCTCAACCGCGTCTGGCGGGTGGCTGCCGACCGCGACTCGCGGCCCCAGACCCTGTGGTGCGGCGCCGATCCCGGCGCGCTCTTCCGCTCCGACGACGGCGGCAAAAACTGGCACGAGGTCGCCGGACTCACCCAGCACCCCACGCGCGGGCGCTGGAACCCGGGCGGCGGTGGCATGATGGTGCACGCCATCCTCCCCGACCCGTCGCGGCCCAAGCGCATCTACGTAGGCATCTCGGCCGCCGGATGCTTCCGCTCGGACGACGACGGCAAGAGCTGGCAGCCATTTAATAAGGGCGTCCTCGCCGACTTCATACCCGAGAAATACCCCGAGGTCGGCCAGTGCGTCCATGCCATGCACATGAGCCCCTCGCGTCCCGACTGGCTCTTCCAGCAGAACCACTGCGGCGTCTACCGCACCCGCGACGCCGGCGCGCAATGGGACGACATCTCCAAAGGCCTGCCCTCACGCTTCGGTTTCCCCATCACCGTGGACCCCAACGCGCCCGAGACAATCTTCGTCGTCCCCGAGTTCGGCGCGGAGCGCCGCTACGTCTGCGATGGACGTCTGGGGGTCTTTCGCTCGCGCAACGGCGGCGCCACCTGGCGGCGCCTCTCCCGCGGGTTGCCGCAGAAGGGCGTCTATACCCAGGTGCTGCGCCACGCCCTCACCGCCGATTCCTGTGACCGGGCCGGCGTCTACGTAGGCACCACGAGCGGCGAGATCTATTACTCGCGCAACGCCGGAGACTCCTGGCAACTGCTCGCCGGCCACCTGCCCTCGGTGATGTCCCTGGAGGCGGCGCTGACCCCCTGA
- a CDS encoding thiamine phosphate synthase has translation MILCYITDRNQFPGSESARRKRLLQKIAEAARAGVDYIQLREKDLPARELELLAREAMRVLLETRASRLAPRLLINSRADVALATRAHGIHLRSDDISPRDLRALWARASRNQKRKTRNPVISVSCHTVDEVARAAAARADFALFGPVFEKSGVATPRGLDLLRRACHQRIPVLALGGVTLENVPLCLDAGATGIAAIRLFQQDDIASVVRRLRM, from the coding sequence GTGATCCTCTGCTACATCACCGACCGCAACCAGTTCCCCGGCTCGGAATCCGCGCGCCGCAAGCGCCTGCTCCAGAAGATCGCCGAAGCCGCTCGCGCCGGCGTGGATTACATCCAGCTCCGCGAAAAGGACCTCCCCGCCCGCGAGCTGGAGCTGCTGGCCCGGGAAGCCATGCGGGTTCTGCTCGAAACTCGGGCCTCCCGTCTCGCGCCTCGCCTCTTGATCAACTCCCGTGCCGACGTCGCCCTGGCCACCCGCGCCCACGGCATCCACCTGCGCTCCGACGACATCTCGCCCCGCGACCTCCGCGCCCTCTGGGCCCGCGCCTCGAGAAACCAGAAACGAAAAACGAGAAACCCGGTCATCAGCGTCTCCTGTCACACCGTCGACGAGGTCGCGCGCGCCGCCGCCGCTCGCGCCGACTTCGCCCTCTTCGGCCCGGTCTTTGAAAAGTCAGGAGTTGCGACCCCACGCGGCCTCGACCTTTTGCGCCGCGCCTGCCACCAGCGCATCCCGGTCCTCGCGCTGGGCGGCGTGACGCTAGAAAACGTCCCCTTGTGCCTCGACGCCGGCGCCACCGGAATCGCCGCCATCCGCCTCTTCCAGCAAGACGACATTGCCAGTGTCGTCCGCAGACTCCGGATGTAG
- a CDS encoding tetratricopeptide repeat protein: protein MALGFGFNRQKVLAAAEKYVQQGKIQNAITEYEKVSKEDPKDLTVLNTIGDLYGRVGQSDKAAICFKRVGDAYGSEGFTVKAIAMYKKLTKLVPGSTDALMKLAELYTQQGLYNDARQHYVQVADAYIKSGDTEAAARIFQKILELDPENTAMQSKLADLYIKLGKKEDAKNIFWNAAQALYAKGSSSMDSASEALGRVLNLDPANGDALMLRGLIAADAGDGAAAVAYLEKIPNIDSRPDGLRALLRALLLVKRLDEAGAAASKLLTVHNDPGGVSAYAEALLVAGDFEGALKLYDQHADKLLATNAQGMVEALHASLSRIKEDAPALEIVHRLYGKAGDTSHAAEVSELLAHAYVQAGELAKGRDLYKQLVDMEPENPIHAQNYKQVIARLGEDIAVRPLSKEQGEQAFMVDELEQAAPILDQEYSKELAEAVKVAVTESELFDSYNMPAKAIPPLEAALPKAPRDGQINHRLASLYARVNRFADAAKCCDTLQSVYTAAGYKEQAKQYEDMAAKYRERVAGAPPLAAAADFVMKAAPPAAAASGVAEFSMMDVAASEAPPAAPAAAREIDLSGEWEQMTSVEQPPAVEPTAQFIGRDTAAKAVSSDLIEEIKFCLSQSMWEQASAGIDRLQVLAPGSPEPAALRQQLAAAIAQPPVMEVTPAAEPSVAEFTIDTAAAEPVVEAPPPPPPPPPPPPKPVAPPPPAAAQDVLGDLVSGLEESLGDDFTISAPPPPAAKPAAAPPRQAAPPPPPQAAPAPAISFKHQEATSALSDMFSEFKEDAEEAAGEAEDPDNHYNLGIAFKEMGLLDEAIGELQKVCQAVDKGLPFSQAVQAYTWLAQCFMEKGVPEAAIKWYEKALKAPELGQEGRLAVYYDLAAAQEATGNKQAALQNFLEVYGANIDYRDVADRIKALKS, encoded by the coding sequence ATGGCGCTCGGTTTCGGCTTCAACAGGCAGAAGGTGCTGGCGGCGGCGGAGAAGTACGTCCAGCAGGGCAAGATCCAGAACGCCATCACCGAGTACGAAAAGGTCTCCAAAGAGGACCCCAAAGACCTCACCGTCCTCAACACCATCGGCGACCTGTACGGCCGCGTCGGTCAGAGCGACAAGGCCGCCATCTGCTTCAAGAGAGTTGGCGACGCCTACGGCAGCGAGGGCTTCACCGTCAAAGCCATCGCCATGTACAAGAAGCTCACCAAGCTCGTCCCGGGCAGCACCGACGCTCTGATGAAGCTGGCCGAGCTCTACACCCAGCAGGGCCTGTACAACGACGCCCGCCAGCACTATGTCCAGGTGGCCGATGCCTACATCAAGTCGGGCGACACCGAGGCAGCCGCCCGCATCTTCCAGAAGATCCTGGAACTCGATCCCGAGAACACCGCCATGCAGTCGAAGCTGGCGGACCTCTACATCAAGCTGGGGAAGAAGGAGGACGCGAAGAACATCTTCTGGAACGCGGCCCAGGCGCTCTACGCCAAGGGCTCGAGCTCGATGGACAGCGCCAGCGAGGCGCTGGGCCGGGTGCTGAACCTCGATCCCGCCAATGGCGACGCCCTCATGCTGCGCGGCCTGATCGCAGCCGACGCTGGCGATGGCGCCGCCGCCGTCGCCTACCTGGAGAAGATCCCCAACATCGATTCCCGCCCCGACGGCCTGCGTGCCCTGCTCCGCGCCCTGCTCCTGGTGAAGCGCCTGGACGAGGCCGGGGCCGCGGCCAGCAAGCTGCTCACCGTCCACAACGACCCTGGCGGGGTTAGCGCCTACGCCGAAGCCCTCCTGGTGGCCGGCGACTTCGAAGGCGCCCTCAAGCTCTACGACCAGCACGCCGACAAGCTCCTGGCCACCAACGCCCAGGGTATGGTCGAGGCCCTGCACGCCAGCCTCTCTCGTATCAAGGAGGACGCTCCGGCGCTCGAGATCGTTCACCGCCTCTACGGCAAGGCCGGGGACACCTCGCACGCCGCCGAGGTCTCGGAATTGCTCGCCCACGCCTACGTGCAGGCGGGCGAACTGGCCAAGGGCCGCGACCTCTACAAACAGCTGGTGGACATGGAGCCCGAGAACCCCATCCATGCCCAGAACTACAAGCAGGTGATCGCCAGGCTGGGCGAGGATATCGCCGTTCGCCCTCTCTCCAAGGAACAGGGCGAGCAGGCCTTCATGGTGGACGAGCTGGAGCAGGCCGCGCCCATTCTGGACCAGGAGTATTCCAAGGAGCTGGCGGAGGCGGTCAAGGTGGCGGTCACCGAATCCGAGCTCTTCGACTCCTACAACATGCCGGCCAAGGCCATCCCTCCGCTGGAGGCTGCCCTGCCCAAGGCGCCCCGCGACGGCCAGATCAACCACCGTCTGGCCTCGCTCTACGCCCGCGTCAACCGCTTCGCCGATGCCGCCAAGTGCTGCGACACCCTGCAGTCGGTGTACACCGCGGCCGGATACAAGGAACAGGCCAAACAGTACGAGGATATGGCCGCCAAGTACCGCGAGCGGGTGGCCGGAGCGCCCCCGCTGGCTGCCGCGGCCGACTTTGTCATGAAAGCGGCCCCGCCCGCGGCTGCCGCCAGCGGAGTCGCCGAGTTCAGCATGATGGATGTGGCGGCGTCCGAGGCGCCGCCGGCTGCGCCCGCCGCTGCCCGCGAGATCGATCTCTCCGGCGAATGGGAGCAGATGACCTCGGTGGAGCAGCCCCCGGCCGTCGAGCCCACGGCTCAGTTCATCGGGCGCGACACCGCTGCCAAGGCCGTCTCCTCCGACCTCATCGAAGAGATCAAGTTCTGCCTCTCGCAGTCCATGTGGGAGCAAGCCAGCGCCGGCATCGATCGCCTGCAGGTCCTGGCGCCCGGTTCTCCGGAGCCTGCCGCCCTGCGCCAGCAATTGGCCGCGGCCATCGCCCAGCCGCCGGTGATGGAAGTCACGCCCGCCGCCGAACCCAGCGTGGCCGAGTTCACCATCGACACCGCTGCGGCAGAACCTGTGGTCGAAGCTCCTCCGCCTCCGCCGCCACCTCCGCCACCCCCACCGAAGCCCGTGGCTCCGCCGCCGCCCGCCGCTGCGCAGGACGTCCTGGGCGACCTGGTCAGCGGCCTCGAAGAATCCCTGGGCGACGACTTCACCATCTCCGCTCCGCCTCCGCCTGCGGCCAAGCCCGCGGCAGCGCCTCCGCGCCAGGCCGCCCCGCCCCCGCCGCCCCAAGCTGCTCCTGCGCCCGCGATCTCCTTCAAGCATCAGGAAGCCACCTCTGCCCTCTCCGACATGTTCAGCGAGTTCAAGGAGGACGCGGAAGAGGCGGCGGGCGAGGCTGAGGATCCCGACAACCACTACAACCTGGGCATCGCCTTCAAGGAGATGGGCCTGCTCGACGAAGCCATCGGCGAGCTGCAAAAAGTCTGCCAGGCCGTGGACAAGGGACTTCCCTTCAGCCAGGCGGTGCAGGCCTATACCTGGCTGGCTCAATGTTTCATGGAAAAGGGTGTTCCCGAGGCCGCTATCAAGTGGTACGAGAAGGCGCTCAAGGCCCCCGAACTCGGCCAGGAGGGCAGGCTGGCGGTGTACTACGACCTGGCCGCCGCCCAAGAAGCCACCGGCAACAAGCAGGCCGCTCTTCAGAATTTTCTCGAGGTCTATGGCGCCAACATTGATTATCGGGACGTGGCCGACCGCATCAAAGCCCTGAAGTCGTAG